A segment of the Streptomyces sp. P9-A2 genome:
GGGCTCCAGATCGGTGTCCTCCAGGTCCTCCCCGGCGGCGTGCACGCGCCGGATCAGGATCCGTGCCCGTGCCATCAGCACCGACGCCGTCTGCCGCAGGCCCGTACCGCCGGCGGCGTACAGCGAGAGGATCTCCTCGTGCGGTGCGGCCACCGCCGCGAGCGCCTCGTCCACCCGGCCCGCCAGCGCGTGGACGTACGCGGCACGCGCGCGTGCCGCCAGGGCCTCCCCGGGGTCGCCCGCCTCCGTGTACAGCTCGGCGGCCCGCTCGAAGAGGCCGGTGGCCCCGGGGCCGAGGGCCATCGCCTCGTGGTCGGCGATCTCCGCGCGGTCGCGGGGCTCCAGGACGACGTCGCTCCCCGCTGCCTCTGCCTCCTGGGCGGCGTGCGCCACCGCCGCCCACGCCTCCACGGCGTGCGGCCGCAGGGTGTCCGACATCCGCCGCGCCTCGACGAGCAGCGCGGGCAGGGCGGGGGCGGGCGGCGCGGAATCGCCGGAGGACCGCGTGCCGGGCGCCGCCGACGCCCCGGCACCCGGGGCCACCGGCCGTACCGGGCGCTCGGGCGCGCGTACCGGGGACGTGCCCGACGGCCGTACGCCGAGCAGCAGCCGGTCCACCAGCGGGCGGCGCGCCATCCGCGCGCGGGCCCGCCCGCTGACGTACTCCGTGCCGTTGCGTTCGTCGAAACGGGCCGCCAGAGCGAGCGCCTGAGCCCGCGTGTGCGGGGCGAGTTCCGCGGCGGTCCAGGTCCGCCCGGCCGGACCGGGGACCTGAGTGCCGCCCAGGCCGAGCCCGGTCAGCCGGTCCATGAGCAGCGTCACCACGCTCAGAAAGTCCAGCCTGCTGCGCGGATGACCCTCGTCGGTGAAGTAGGCGGGCCGCTCCGCGAGCAGTTCGAGGGCGCGCGCCTCGTTGCCGCTCAGCGCGCAGAACTCCACGTGGTCCGCGTAGGCGCCGCGCATGCTCTCCATGGGCCGGACCAGCCGGAAACCACGCAGATGGTGGGCGCGCGCCTCGTCCACGCGGCCCAGCCGCAGCAGCGGCAGCAGGGAGGACGCGAGCGCCGTGTGCGGTTCGTGGGCGCAGGTGAACTCGCCCTCCAGGACCGGCCGCCACAGCTCCAGGGCCTCCGCGTCCCGCCCGTTGTGCGCCTGCCACCAGCCCTGCCCGTGCAGTTCGCACGCGTGGCAGTCGGCCATGGTGTCCCGGTCCGCGGCCAGCCACGCGGCGTACGCCCGCTCGGCCCGCGGCATGTCCCCGACATGCGCGGCCACACTGAACTCGGCGCTGCGCACCGCCCGTTCGGAATGACCGGCCAGCCGGTAGCGGTGCTCCATCTCGCCGAGCCACTTCTCGATCGACGCGAGCGGGATGTGCGGCTGGTCGAGCATGCCGGCCGACATCCACTTGAAGACCCAGTGCAGCGCATGCGTCTCGTACGTGTCGAAGTCCTCGGGGCGCTCGTCCCACATGCGCAGCAGCCGCGCGAAGGGGACGAACATCTTTCCCTTCTCCGAGCTGTAGTTGTAGACCTTCAACTGGTGCCCGAGCGCCTCGATGACGGCGAGCGGGATGTTCAGTTTCTCGGCCTCGAGCAGCAGGTGCTCCGCGCGCGCGTTGCGGGCCGGCCCCTCCGGCTGCTCGGAGTTCTCGCCCATCGCGCGGCGCAGGGAATCGAAATCGGTGATCGAGCTCATCGGTGGGAGCCCCCCGTGGACTCGTCGTCGTGGGTGGCCCACTCCAGCAGGCCGAGGAACGCCCGGTTGAGCAGCGCCGAGTCGGCCGGCCGCAGCTGCCGCTGCGCCATGAGCAGCGCCTGCCCGTACAGCGACTCGGTCGCGGTGCCGATGAGTTCGGGGTCGCCCAGCGAACCGATCCGCCGCACCAGCGGGTTGAGATGATTGAGCACCAGGCGTGCCCGCGGGGCACTGCCGCGCAGCGAGCCGAGAATGCCGGCCCACAGGTCGTCGGCCCCCGACTCCGCCTCGGCACGCGCCTGTTCGTGCCGGGACTCCCGGTCGTCCAGGTGCAGCGCGGGCACGGACAGCGGGTGGAACGCGCGCAGGACGACGTCACAGCCCAGCGGATCCAGTCTGGCCCGCGCGGCGGCGAGGAAGCCCGACAGGGCCAGCTCCTCGGCCGGGTCCACCGCGTCCAGATGGGCGGTGACCGTCTCCGCGTCCAGCTCGGCGACCACGGTGCCCGGCCGCACCGCCGGCAGCGCCTCGACCAGCTCGCTGTCGTACGTGTAACCGCCGTTGACCACGCCGATGCCCTGCGCGGACGCGATCGGCGCGACCTGCCGGTACTCCTCGACCGTCCGGGTGAAGTGCACCATCGGGTGCCGCTGCGCGAACTCCTCCAGGGACAGCCGCCCGTCCGTCGTCTCGAACGGCAGCCAGGGCAGCATGGTGCGCAGCATCTCCCGGTCGTGCCGCGCCAGCGCCTTCACCCCCAGGTGGTGCACCGACAGGAACGCCGTGAGCCGCTCCGGGTCACCGGCGGCCAGTCCGGTCAGCCAGCCGCGGACCCGCTCGCCCAGCGCCTCGCGGACCCCGGCCAGCGTCTCGTCCTCGTACAGCGACTCGCGTGAGGCCGTGGGCCGCAGACTGTCCGTGTCCAGGACGCAGCGCACGAAGAAGGCCCAGTCGGGCAGCAGCTCTTCGGCCCGCTCGGTCAGCAGCATGCCCTTCAGGTGCACGCGGTGCCCCGCGCGCCGGACCGGACTGACCGCCGAGGGCAGCACGTACGCCACTCCGCGCACCCCGGCCAGCGGCACGTCCAGGTCGATGGAGTCCAGCGGGGTGAAGCCGAACAGGTCGTGACAGTGCCGGGCGAGCGCCACCCTGCGGGCCGCGGGGCTCGGATACGCGCGGTCCCAGGGCGCGGGCAGCTCGGTGACCGCCTCCTCGCCCACCCGTACGTCGTACGGCAGCAGCGAGCCGAAGTCCCGGGCCAGCGACAGGACCCGCTCCTCGGCCAGCCACTCGGCGGACCCGGCCCGCGCCACCAGGTGCACGGTGGTGCCCGGTTCGGGCCGCGCCCCGTGCGGCAGCGTCCGCACCGTGTACGAACCGTCGTCGCGTGCCGTCCACTCCACGGGCGGCGCGTCGGGCGTCCGCGAGCTGCGGCTGACCACGCGGATCCGCTCGGCCACCACGAAGCAGGCGAGCAGCCCGATGCCGAACTGCCCGAGGAAGTCCGAGCGGGCCTCCTGCAGACCCTCGGCGCGCTTGGAACTGCGCCCGATGGTGGCGAGCAGACGGTGCATGTCCGCCTCGGTGAGGCCGACGCCGGTGTCCTCCACCCGCAGTGCGCCCGCCTCCACGGACAGCCGCACCCGGGCGGGGGCGTCCGGATCCTCGGCGCGGCGGGCGGTGATGGCGTCCACCGCGTTCTGCAGCAGCTCGCGCAGATAGACCTTGGGACTGGAATAGAGGTGATGGGAGAGCAGGTCCACCAGGCCGCGGAGGTCGACCTGGAACGTATGGGGTGATGAGGGCGGACCGGATGCCTGGGGTGCCTGAGAGATCTGGGAGTCCATCGTCACGGCGCCGGTGGGGGGATCTCTGACGGCGCGGGGTCGGGCGGTCCCGGTGAGGCGGTGACCGCGGGGATGGCCGGAGCGTTGGCGCGTCATCCTAGAGCCCGGGAGACTCCCCTGACCAGGGAATTCCCGATCCTCCCCCAAGCTCTTCGAGCGGGAGATCCCCACTCGCCGCACCGGGCCCGGACCAGGGCTCCTTCAGTACGGGGCTCAGGCAGTACGGGGCTCAGGGCCCGACGCGCCGGGAGCACGTACCTCACGCCGCGCGGCCCGCCCTCCGCGCGGCCCGCCCTCCGCGCGGACGGTCCGAGCCGGACGACAGGGGCTGGGGTACGGGCGTTCCCGCTTTGTCAGTGGGGTGGTGTGCAATGGATCCCGTGCCCGCACTGCAAGAACCGTTCCAGGACCCACTGCAACAGCCGCTGAAGTCGGTGCTCGGCCCTCCCACCGCGAAGGTGATGGCCGAGCACCTCGGCCTGCACACGGTCGGCGACCTCCTCCACCACTACCCCCGCAGATACGAGGAGCGCGGCCAGCTCACCCACCTCGCCGACCTCCCCATGGACGAGCACGTCACCGTGGTCGCCCAGGTCGCCGACGCCCGCCTGCACACCTTCGCCTCCGCCAAGGCCCCGCGCGGCAAGGGCCAGCGCCTGGAGGTCACCATCACGGACGGCAGCGGCCGGCTCCAGCTCGTCTTCTTCGGCAGCGGAGTCCACAAGCCGCACAAGGAACTCCTGCCGGGCACCCGCGCGATGTTCGCCGGCAAGGTATCCGTCTTCAACCGCCGCCTCCAGCTCGCCCACCCCGCGTACGAGTTGCTGCGGGGCGATCCGGAGGAGAGCGTCGAGACCTGGGCCGGCGCCCTCATCCCGCTCTACCCGGCCACCGCCAAACTGGAGTCCTGGAAGATCGGCAAGGCGCTCCAGACCGTTCTGCCCCACGCCCGGGACGCCGTGGACCCCCTCCCCGGCACGCTGCGCGAGGGGCGCGGTCTGCTCCCGCTCCCCGAGGCCCTGCTGAAGATCCACCGCCCGCACACCAGGGCGGACGCCGAGGACGCCCGCGCCCGCCTGAAATGGGACGAGGCCTTCGTCCTCCAGGTAGCCCTCGCCCGCCGCCGCCACACCGACACCCTGCTCCCCGCCGTCGCCCGCAGACCGCGGCCCGACGGCCTGCTGGCCGCCTTCGACGACCGGCTCCCCTTCACGCTCACCGACGGCCAGCGGAAGGTCTCCGGCGAGATCTTCGCCGACCTCGCCACCGAACACCCCATGCACCGCCTGCTCCAGGGCGAGGTCGGCAGCGGAAAGACCCTGGTCGCCCTGCGCGCCATGCTCGCCGTCGTCGACGCCGGCGGGCAGGCGGCGATGCTCGCGCCCACCGAGGTGCTCGCCCAGCAGCACCACCGGTCGATCACCGAGATGATGGGGGAGCTGGCCGAGGGCGGCATGCTGGGCGGGGCGGAGAACGCCACGAAGGTGGTGCTGCTCACCGGCTCGATGGGCGTGGCGGCCCGCCGCCACGCCCTGCTCGACCTGGTCACCGGTGAGGCCGGCCTCGTGATCGGCACCCACGCGCTGATCGAGGACAAGGTGCAGTTCCACGACCTGGGCCTGGTCGTCGTCGACGAGCAGCACCGGTTCGGCGTCGAACAGCGCGACGCCCTGCGCGGCAAGGGCAAACAGCCCCCGCACCTGCTCGTCATGACCGCCACCCCCATTCCGCGCACGGTCGCGATGACCGTCTTCGGCGACCTGGAGACCTCCGTCCTCGACCAGCTCCCGGCCGGCCGCTCGCCCATCGCCAGCCATGTCGTCCCCGCCGCCGACAAACCCCACTTCCTGGCCCGCGCCTGGGAGCGGGTCCGCGAGGAGGCCGAGAACGGCCACCAGGCGTACGTGGTCTGCCCGCGCATCGGGGACGAGGAGGACGATCCGAAGAAGGCCGGTAAGGCGAAACCCGCGTCCTCCGCGGACGACGCCGAGAAACGCCCGCCGCTCGCCGTCCTCGACGTCGCCGCACACCTGGCCGGGGGGCCCCTGAGCGGCCTCCGCGTGGAGGTCCTGCACGGCAGGATGCAGCCGGACGACAAGGACGCCGTCATGCGCCGCTTCGCCGCCGGTGAGACCGATGTCCTGGTCGCCACCACCGTCATCGAGGTCGGTGTCAACGTCCCCAACGCCACCGCCATGGTGATCATGGACGCGGACCGCTTCGGCGTCTCCCAGCTCCATCAGCTGCGCGGCCGGGTCGGCCGCGGCTCGGCCCCCGGCCTGTGCCTGCTCGTCACCGAGATGCCCGGGGCGAGCCCGGCCCGGCAGCGGCTCGGCGCGGTCGCCGGCACCCTCGACGGCTTCGAACTCTCCCGCCTCGACCTCGAACAGCGCCGCGAGGGCGACGTCCTGGGCCAGGCCCAGTCCGGCACCCGCTCCAGCCTGCGCATGCTCGCCGTCATCGACGACGAGGAGATCATCGCCCAGGCCCGCGAGGAGGCCACCGCGGTCGTCGCCGCCGACCCCGAGCTGGAGCGCCTGCCGGGACTGCGCACCGCGCTGGCGGCTCTGCTGGACGACGAGAGGGAGCAGTACCTGGAGAAGGGCTGACAGACTGGGACGGCCGGCCTCCGGGAACCGGGCGGCACACCGACAAGGACTAAGGACGAGGACATGACCCGCGTGATCGCCGGCCGGGCCGGCGGACGCCGCCTGGACGTACCGCCGGGCGACGGCACCCGCCCCACCTCCGACCGCGCGCGCGAAGGCCTGTTCTCCACCTGGCAGGCCCTCCTCGGCGGCCCGCTGGACGGCGAGCGCGTCCTCGACCTGTACGCCGGTTCCGGCGCCGTCGGCCTGGAGGCCCTGTCCCGGGGAGCCGGGCACAGCCTTCTGGTCGAGGCCGACGCCAGAGCCGTCCGCACGGTCCGGGGCAACGTCAGGGCACTGGGGCTGCCCGGCGCC
Coding sequences within it:
- a CDS encoding tetratricopeptide repeat protein; translated protein: MSSITDFDSLRRAMGENSEQPEGPARNARAEHLLLEAEKLNIPLAVIEALGHQLKVYNYSSEKGKMFVPFARLLRMWDERPEDFDTYETHALHWVFKWMSAGMLDQPHIPLASIEKWLGEMEHRYRLAGHSERAVRSAEFSVAAHVGDMPRAERAYAAWLAADRDTMADCHACELHGQGWWQAHNGRDAEALELWRPVLEGEFTCAHEPHTALASSLLPLLRLGRVDEARAHHLRGFRLVRPMESMRGAYADHVEFCALSGNEARALELLAERPAYFTDEGHPRSRLDFLSVVTLLMDRLTGLGLGGTQVPGPAGRTWTAAELAPHTRAQALALAARFDERNGTEYVSGRARARMARRPLVDRLLLGVRPSGTSPVRAPERPVRPVAPGAGASAAPGTRSSGDSAPPAPALPALLVEARRMSDTLRPHAVEAWAAVAHAAQEAEAAGSDVVLEPRDRAEIADHEAMALGPGATGLFERAAELYTEAGDPGEALAARARAAYVHALAGRVDEALAAVAAPHEEILSLYAAGGTGLRQTASVLMARARILIRRVHAAGEDLEDTDLEPVLEEAATAVRAVLALVEEHTGEDVRLAARAAEAQAMLGELAGHAGDVETAAELSARAAGAFVAAGLPWFAVEYEARLAQLTHHLGDVDGTERALRAALEHGGPYLEPTGRAQLHLQLAEVTGGLGRVAEAADHALEAAHWADEAGEGASLGAWARHQLGGFLLRRGRWAEAAEVLESVLPDVTAGTHGEGAVVQTLWWLGDCLGELGEHRAAAERRLQAAGIARDWPEQQDHATLAHLAASSLEQAGLADEAERAYARAGELWRTVGDVPGLVRSLRARAWLTLRGEADPDGARALMANAVEECEAAVDAAPDDGTRARLTADLGHTHLQFADLLVRVEDAGATDDDGEILFEEAVTALDRAIAAFALLGPDALQDRSGAELAAARLEAGLGRPADAAARARAVLTAHGSAPEEDEVARSLRGEAEHLLNTVTREKREPVEN
- a CDS encoding HSP90 family protein — its product is MDSQISQAPQASGPPSSPHTFQVDLRGLVDLLSHHLYSSPKVYLRELLQNAVDAITARRAEDPDAPARVRLSVEAGALRVEDTGVGLTEADMHRLLATIGRSSKRAEGLQEARSDFLGQFGIGLLACFVVAERIRVVSRSSRTPDAPPVEWTARDDGSYTVRTLPHGARPEPGTTVHLVARAGSAEWLAEERVLSLARDFGSLLPYDVRVGEEAVTELPAPWDRAYPSPAARRVALARHCHDLFGFTPLDSIDLDVPLAGVRGVAYVLPSAVSPVRRAGHRVHLKGMLLTERAEELLPDWAFFVRCVLDTDSLRPTASRESLYEDETLAGVREALGERVRGWLTGLAAGDPERLTAFLSVHHLGVKALARHDREMLRTMLPWLPFETTDGRLSLEEFAQRHPMVHFTRTVEEYRQVAPIASAQGIGVVNGGYTYDSELVEALPAVRPGTVVAELDAETVTAHLDAVDPAEELALSGFLAAARARLDPLGCDVVLRAFHPLSVPALHLDDRESRHEQARAEAESGADDLWAGILGSLRGSAPRARLVLNHLNPLVRRIGSLGDPELIGTATESLYGQALLMAQRQLRPADSALLNRAFLGLLEWATHDDESTGGSHR
- the recG gene encoding ATP-dependent DNA helicase RecG — encoded protein: MDPVPALQEPFQDPLQQPLKSVLGPPTAKVMAEHLGLHTVGDLLHHYPRRYEERGQLTHLADLPMDEHVTVVAQVADARLHTFASAKAPRGKGQRLEVTITDGSGRLQLVFFGSGVHKPHKELLPGTRAMFAGKVSVFNRRLQLAHPAYELLRGDPEESVETWAGALIPLYPATAKLESWKIGKALQTVLPHARDAVDPLPGTLREGRGLLPLPEALLKIHRPHTRADAEDARARLKWDEAFVLQVALARRRHTDTLLPAVARRPRPDGLLAAFDDRLPFTLTDGQRKVSGEIFADLATEHPMHRLLQGEVGSGKTLVALRAMLAVVDAGGQAAMLAPTEVLAQQHHRSITEMMGELAEGGMLGGAENATKVVLLTGSMGVAARRHALLDLVTGEAGLVIGTHALIEDKVQFHDLGLVVVDEQHRFGVEQRDALRGKGKQPPHLLVMTATPIPRTVAMTVFGDLETSVLDQLPAGRSPIASHVVPAADKPHFLARAWERVREEAENGHQAYVVCPRIGDEEDDPKKAGKAKPASSADDAEKRPPLAVLDVAAHLAGGPLSGLRVEVLHGRMQPDDKDAVMRRFAAGETDVLVATTVIEVGVNVPNATAMVIMDADRFGVSQLHQLRGRVGRGSAPGLCLLVTEMPGASPARQRLGAVAGTLDGFELSRLDLEQRREGDVLGQAQSGTRSSLRMLAVIDDEEIIAQAREEATAVVAADPELERLPGLRTALAALLDDEREQYLEKG